In Candidatus Hydrogenedentota bacterium, the genomic stretch CGGTACCACGCCGTCTTAAAGGCGTCTGCCGGGTAGGCCATAAAGGTGACGGATGAGATCGAAGTGGCGAACATAGAAAAACCGATGAGCCAACCGGGAAACGAACGGTCGCCAAGAAAATAACCTTCCGTTGTCTTTCCTTTATGCGCGAAAAGCGGGCCCAGTGCCGCCATGGACGCAAAATATAAAATTAAGATACCATAATCCCACATCGTAAAATTTGACATGTGTTACTCCCACTGTGTCAGGCATTCAAAACCTAAATAAGAACAGTATGCGCATGAATGCCGGTGTTATAAAACAACCGCTTATGCATTACATAAAAAAGGTATACCAAAGGCTTGTTTGAAAACACCAACTGATTCATATGAACCCGGTTCCCAACAAGAACTAAGTGGTGATAATACCCCAGCAACTGATGTATGATCAAACTCAAGGGCAAGATTGGGATTAGGGGATGCTGTTGAACATAAAGAGAGCATCGGCGGAAGCGTTGGGAAAAGGGACGCTTTCATATGCCCCCGGAACAGGTATTTCCCTATATGAATCCCCATAAACAGCACTGTGCCCCTCCCTTATGGCTGCATAGAATAGAGAGAGGGGCACATAAAATATAATTAAACGATGTGGCTACGACGGATAAGGCTTAGCTGTCACATTTGTCGCCGCTGCAACAGCAGGGGCATAGCCCTCCGATACCGGGCTGATCCGGTCCGGCGGCGGCAACGACGAGCATGCCGCCCATGATGGCAATATTTTTCATAAAGTTGATATGCTGCATCATGGCCATATCGGGATTATCTAAGCCCCAAAATTTGTGGAAGATCAAGGTGGTGGGAATCAAAAACAAAAAGAGCGCGAGGGCGCCCCACCGTGCTTTGATGCCAAGGAATACGGACAGGCCGGCGCCCAGTTCCACCGCGATGGCGCCTACCAACATAAGCGGTACCAAAGGCATCCCAACGGATTCCATATGGGCGGCTGTACCGCTAAAATCCATTAACTTACCGTAACCGCTGGTAATGAAAATAAGGCCGAGCAAGACCCGCCCTACGACCAAAAAACTTTTGTTTATACACGAATTATTCATGACTTCCTCCGTTATTGTGTTCGTATGGTTCTTAGGAACGGCTGCCGTATCTTCGGGATAAAACTTCCTGTTTTATCCTATTCTAAGCCGAGAGTCCGGTTCCTCTTGTTGTGAATAAACATTGACAAGGCATTTTTTTATTCCACCATGTTTTTTTGGAATAGAACCATGGCGTCCGTTAGCATACTAGGTACTGAGCTGTATTTACCCCTGGAAAAGGAGTAATTGTTGTGTGTCCATTTTCTAAGGAAGGATAATGCTCCGCAGCTGGTTGACTCTTCGTAAAATCTTGTCATTCACATAAAGGATTTGGGTTCATGGATAAACATGGGATGGATACTGCGGCACCTGCCTTTCCCCTTCATGCCCGCCAATTTATATGTGAGCCGCTGTATGCTAAGGAACCCTCGCAACCGGTTTTTACAGTGCCTCCCGACTTCAATACCACTTTTTTCGGCAAGGGCCATGCAATCCACACGCATCCTCTTCTTCCCGTTATTCATGAAGAGGAGGAAGACTGCGAAGTTGTATTGCTCGGTTATTTTTTAGACCCCTACCATCCTGATGATGATGAGCGGCCACGATTGCGCAGGATTTTGAAAGCGTTGAAAAAAGAGCTGCCGCTGCACCTTCTTCATGATCTTTGCGGCAGATTTGTGCTGTTTATTCGAAGGCCTTCCCAGGCCGTGGTTGTATCGGACGCTTGTGCCTTGCGGCAACTCCATTATCACGCCGACGGATCCGGTCGGACCTGGTGTTTTTCTCAAGCGAATTTGGTCTCGTCCCACCTTGCTCTTGAGGAAGACCCTGAAGCGCAGTACTTTCGACACCATGCTTCCGCCTTGACCGCCGCCTATTGGTGGCCGGGCTCATCCAGTCTCTACCGCGGCGTGCACCGCTTGCTTCCTAATCATTATCTTCAATTAGAGGGCGGCACAGTTCACCGTTTTTGGCCCGACGCCGGACCCATGACTTTGGAATACGATGCTGCGCTGGAGCGTGTTCAGACTTTATTGGAAGGTACTATGGCGGCTGCCCTACGCCGTGCGCCTCTGGCACTGCCGCTGACCGCAGGATTGGATAGCCGATTATTGCTGGCTGCGGCACGTCCTTTCGCTGCGTCTCTGTACGTTTACACCATGGCTTACGCCTCCATGAAAGACGATCATGAAGACCTGCGCGTTGCCCAAGCTCTTGCCGAGGCCGCGGGCGTTGATTGGAAACCCTTAGCCTGTCCTCAAGGGATGGATCCTCATTTTGAAGTGCAATTCTTCCTGCACAGCGTGGACGCCCATCCCGCCTGTGGGGTCCTTGCACAAGCTTTATATGCCCACTTTCCGAAAGATCATTGGTGTGTGAAGGGCAACGTGAGCGAAGTAGGCCGCTGTAAATATTATCTCTTTGGACGTGCCTTACCTGCACGGCGCATCTCCGGCGCCCTCTTCGCAACGCTGCACAACATGGAAGGCAGTGCTTTTGCAGCCGCGCACTTTCAAGAATGGATCGATAGTACCCTGCCCCTCTGTGAGCGGATCGGCATGGTTCCCACTGACCTGTTCCATTGGGAATTGGTGCTCGGATCGTGGCAGGCTTCCAGCCAATTGGAATGGGACATGGCCATGGAAACATTGAGCCCTTATAACAATCGCTTGCTGTTGGAGACACTGCTTGCCGTGCCCGATCGTTATCGACAGGGTCCGGAGTGGCGCTTCCACCGAGACTTGCTGCAGCGTATGTGGCCCGCCTTGTTGTCGCTGCCCTTCAACCCGGATCAAGGACGACCCGAGCAGCGCCTCAAAGGGTCACTCCATGATCTGCTGCGGCTCTTTTCAAGTCATTATCCCGGTTTCTATTATCCGTTAAAGCG encodes the following:
- a CDS encoding DoxX family protein gives rise to the protein MNNSCINKSFLVVGRVLLGLIFITSGYGKLMDFSGTAAHMESVGMPLVPLMLVGAIAVELGAGLSVFLGIKARWGALALFLFLIPTTLIFHKFWGLDNPDMAMMQHINFMKNIAIMGGMLVVAAAGPDQPGIGGLCPCCCSGDKCDS